In the genome of Croceimicrobium hydrocarbonivorans, one region contains:
- a CDS encoding DUF349 domain-containing protein, producing the protein MDDTQNNLPQGEEQKPEEKDLPQKPIEMEEAAASAEEPVKVEDENPLAESEVQAENPSAPEPETTTEIEAETASEEVEADSEVVLSDEDLEKDDDTAEVQGDEDHEEEHPDELEMPDYAEYSAEDLVGAAFKLLRDHPIQKLKDHFAAIRKYLMNALNEERAEKLAEFVEQGGNEIDFEFIQPLREQFRTIYSEYRNRRRKFYEDLSAQLDQNLLVKKNLIERLKELVNKEESIGETFKDFRAIQEEWRSTGPVPRNESRDLWRTYHFHVENFYEYIKINKELRDLDYKKNKEHKEELVKKAQAILEGNDLREGFKQLQELHKEWRQIGPVEPELREELWQQFSGITRQIHEKRDEYFKELRNKREELLDEKRKLVEQLKNLPKKHSKHHEWQKAIKEVNSIQDAFKKIGRLNVADNDTVWEQFRDGLRDFNQAKNQFYKELKKEHHDNLEKKRSLLARAEDLKDSENWRDTANELKRIQAEWKKIGHVPKSESDKIWKEFRSACNHFFDRLTAHNKGRDEKFEANAEERQSFLDELEKWTPDLSDKKEAIKAIKAKIGEWRKMGPSPKKLRNELEGRFNKAVDGFFKAIDLDRQESQRIRFENKVDSLAAQGERELQRERDFLRRKLDEAKKELIQLENNLGFFSSSNPNSPIVKEASKNIDAQKANVSSLQAQLKMLGQKIKSMREEEEKSSEDAQGSED; encoded by the coding sequence ATGGACGATACACAGAACAACTTACCCCAAGGTGAGGAGCAAAAACCTGAAGAAAAAGATTTGCCTCAAAAACCCATTGAAATGGAAGAAGCTGCTGCTTCGGCCGAAGAGCCTGTAAAAGTAGAGGACGAAAATCCTCTGGCTGAAAGCGAAGTACAAGCTGAGAACCCATCGGCCCCCGAGCCGGAAACAACTACTGAAATAGAAGCAGAAACAGCTTCGGAAGAGGTAGAAGCGGATTCGGAAGTAGTGCTAAGTGATGAGGATCTTGAAAAGGACGATGATACCGCCGAAGTTCAAGGAGATGAAGACCATGAAGAGGAGCATCCCGATGAACTGGAAATGCCGGACTATGCGGAGTACAGTGCAGAAGATTTGGTGGGCGCCGCATTCAAATTATTGCGGGATCATCCTATCCAAAAGCTGAAGGATCATTTTGCCGCTATCCGTAAATATTTGATGAACGCCCTGAATGAAGAGCGCGCAGAGAAATTAGCGGAATTTGTGGAGCAAGGTGGTAATGAAATTGACTTCGAGTTCATTCAGCCATTAAGAGAGCAATTCCGCACTATTTATAGCGAATACCGTAATCGTCGTCGCAAATTTTACGAGGATTTAAGTGCCCAATTAGATCAAAACCTTTTGGTTAAGAAGAATCTGATTGAGCGTCTTAAAGAATTGGTGAATAAGGAAGAATCCATTGGTGAAACCTTTAAAGATTTCCGGGCAATTCAAGAAGAGTGGCGTAGTACCGGTCCCGTACCTCGTAATGAGAGTCGTGACCTATGGCGCACCTACCATTTCCACGTTGAGAATTTCTACGAGTACATTAAGATCAACAAGGAATTGCGCGATCTTGATTACAAGAAAAACAAAGAGCATAAAGAAGAGCTGGTGAAGAAAGCGCAAGCGATTCTGGAAGGCAATGACCTGCGCGAAGGCTTTAAGCAATTGCAGGAGCTGCATAAAGAATGGCGTCAGATTGGACCGGTAGAGCCAGAATTACGTGAAGAACTTTGGCAGCAGTTTTCTGGAATTACCCGCCAGATTCACGAAAAACGCGATGAGTACTTTAAAGAGCTTCGCAACAAGCGCGAAGAGCTTTTAGATGAAAAACGCAAATTGGTAGAGCAATTAAAGAATTTACCAAAGAAGCATAGCAAGCATCATGAATGGCAAAAGGCCATTAAAGAGGTTAACTCTATTCAGGATGCCTTTAAAAAGATTGGTCGCCTTAATGTAGCGGATAACGATACCGTTTGGGAGCAATTCCGCGATGGATTGCGCGATTTTAACCAAGCGAAGAATCAGTTTTATAAAGAGCTTAAGAAGGAGCACCACGATAATTTAGAGAAGAAGCGCAGCCTCCTGGCTCGTGCGGAAGACTTGAAGGACAGTGAAAACTGGCGCGATACAGCCAATGAGTTGAAGCGTATTCAAGCGGAATGGAAGAAGATCGGTCATGTTCCGAAAAGCGAAAGCGATAAAATTTGGAAGGAATTCCGTTCGGCTTGTAATCATTTCTTCGATCGCCTTACCGCCCATAATAAGGGTCGCGATGAGAAGTTTGAAGCCAATGCCGAGGAGCGTCAATCTTTCTTGGATGAACTGGAAAAATGGACTCCAGATCTTAGTGATAAGAAGGAAGCCATTAAAGCCATCAAGGCGAAGATTGGCGAATGGCGTAAAATGGGACCTTCTCCCAAGAAATTACGCAATGAGCTGGAAGGCCGATTCAATAAAGCGGTTGATGGATTCTTTAAGGCGATTGATTTGGATCGTCAAGAATCGCAGCGCATACGCTTCGAAAATAAGGTTGATAGCTTAGCGGCACAAGGAGAGCGTGAATTGCAAAGAGAGCGTGATTTCTTACGTCGCAAATTGGATGAGGCCAAGAAGGAATTGATTCAGTTAGAGAACAATTTAGGATTCTTTAGCAGCAGCAATCCAAATAGCCCAATCGTAAAAGAAGCAAGCAAGAATATTGACGCACAAAAAGCCAATGTGAGCTCCTTACAAGCTCAGTTGAAAATGCTGGGGCAGAAAATCAAATCTATGCGCGAGGAAGAGGAAAAGTCTTCGGAGGACGCGCAAGGTTCTGAAGACTAA
- a CDS encoding shikimate dehydrogenase family protein, with amino-acid sequence MQFGLIGKSLVHSFSAAYFQAKFEKLHLSDYRYLNCELASIDELSSLLADGQWQGFNVTIPYKEVCIPFLAGLSPEAQAIGAVNTIVRKGEEWWGHNTDHLGFRRALQESWPQMKLKKALILGSGGASKAVIYALEQMGIASQIVSRNPAKGQIDYQEAQSRLQEFPLIINTSPLGTFPDVDAMPSLEPQGDLSGHYFMDLIYNPEETLWLQKARAAGAAVLNGKSMLVYQAEAAWKLWQDQ; translated from the coding sequence ATGCAATTTGGGCTCATCGGTAAAAGCTTGGTGCACAGTTTTTCAGCCGCTTATTTTCAAGCGAAATTCGAAAAGCTACACTTAAGCGATTATCGCTATCTCAATTGCGAATTGGCTTCGATAGATGAGCTCAGTAGCTTATTGGCGGATGGTCAATGGCAGGGCTTTAATGTGACCATTCCCTATAAAGAAGTTTGTATTCCTTTTTTAGCTGGGCTTTCGCCCGAAGCCCAAGCCATTGGAGCGGTAAACACTATAGTTCGCAAGGGCGAGGAATGGTGGGGACATAATACAGATCATCTTGGTTTTCGCCGGGCCTTGCAAGAAAGCTGGCCTCAAATGAAGCTGAAAAAAGCCCTGATATTAGGTAGCGGTGGAGCTTCCAAAGCGGTAATTTATGCCCTGGAGCAAATGGGAATAGCCAGCCAAATTGTGAGTCGTAATCCGGCCAAGGGACAAATCGATTATCAAGAGGCCCAGTCTAGGCTTCAGGAATTTCCCTTGATTATAAATACCAGTCCACTGGGTACTTTCCCTGATGTAGATGCCATGCCATCCTTAGAGCCTCAAGGTGATTTGAGTGGCCATTATTTCATGGATTTGATTTACAATCCGGAGGAGACTTTGTGGTTGCAAAAAGCCAGAGCTGCCGGAGCTGCGGTTTTGAATGGAAAATCCATGTTGGTTTATCAGGCGGAAGCCGCTTGGAAACTCTGGCAGGATCAATAA
- a CDS encoding DUF368 domain-containing protein gives MNKALLFLKGLAMGAADVVPGVSGGTIAFITGIYEELIESINRINLEALRILRKEGFAKAWDYINGWFFVPLFLGIGVSIVSLAKGISWLLENQPVLLWSFFFGLVFASIFFVGKQVKKWGLSPGLAFVLGAVIAYMITILPASGSNDALWYIFLSGSIAICAMILPGISGSFILVLLGTYSIVLNAIHEREFTIIAVFGAGAVVGLLSFARLLKLMFAKYHDMTIALLSGFLLGSLNKIWPWKQVEEVLIKHAGEANEEIVPILEKTVMPSDFSRPILEGSEVIGQTAADPQFWPAVGLAVAGAVLIFLLEKFGSGQSKKAA, from the coding sequence ATGAATAAAGCACTCCTTTTTTTGAAAGGTTTGGCCATGGGCGCTGCGGATGTAGTACCCGGAGTAAGTGGAGGAACTATTGCCTTCATTACCGGTATTTACGAGGAGCTCATTGAGAGCATTAATCGCATTAATCTTGAAGCCCTTCGCATTCTTCGCAAAGAAGGTTTTGCCAAAGCTTGGGATTATATTAACGGCTGGTTTTTCGTTCCCCTCTTTTTAGGAATCGGAGTTTCGATAGTTTCTTTAGCAAAAGGTATTTCCTGGCTTTTGGAGAATCAACCGGTATTGCTTTGGAGCTTCTTTTTCGGATTGGTATTCGCCAGTATATTCTTTGTAGGTAAGCAGGTTAAGAAGTGGGGGCTTTCGCCCGGATTGGCCTTTGTGCTGGGAGCAGTAATTGCCTATATGATTACCATTTTACCAGCTTCTGGTTCTAATGATGCCCTTTGGTATATTTTCCTGAGTGGGAGTATTGCCATCTGTGCCATGATATTACCAGGGATTTCGGGCTCCTTTATTTTGGTTTTATTAGGAACTTATTCCATTGTTTTAAATGCCATTCACGAACGTGAATTCACCATTATTGCGGTTTTCGGAGCAGGAGCCGTTGTAGGCCTTCTTTCCTTTGCGCGCCTTCTTAAACTGATGTTCGCCAAGTATCATGACATGACCATCGCCCTTTTATCAGGTTTTTTGTTGGGGTCCTTGAATAAGATCTGGCCCTGGAAACAAGTGGAAGAGGTATTGATCAAGCATGCTGGTGAAGCCAATGAAGAGATAGTTCCTATTTTGGAGAAAACCGTAATGCCAAGCGATTTTAGTCGACCCATTCTGGAAGGCTCTGAGGTAATTGGTCAAACTGCGGCCGATCCTCAATTCTGGCCTGCCGTAGGCTTGGCAGTGGCGGGAGCGGTATTGATTTTCCTCTTAGAGAAATTTGGATCGGGACAAAGCAAAAAGGCGGCCTAA
- a CDS encoding tetratricopeptide repeat protein, protein MFEDENEDDFFNLLDLIDEFKRMEAAGQSRFYDLEEFEAISDYFYETGKSQKALEVLEMAIDQHPYASSLQLKKVQYLTSLDKTREASKVLKELEGQVHDYYEMHMARAGLYSKTGNHQKAIEQYRQALAHTEFPEDVYHLLALEYQLIGAYDKALRYLKMSLALYPEDEIALYNLALCYDLLERPEQGIEYLESFIDENPYSEIAWYHLGLMQSKMGDNLQALRSLDYAILIDDYFSAAYYEKARILEQEFRYQEAAETYQATFEYDGASGYGYYKTGLCYLRLGKNQQAEKYLNKAIQEDAELEEAYYELALLKDEQKQWAESLYLINKAVELDPENWEYRHSSAMMHRRAGKLDEAVLIYTKLIEDEYYNASTFTEYAQLLFDMCEFKQGMDVLYQALELIPDSSQLRYQLAGYLYTIEEQDEAEIYLQKAMALDPGGKSFFLALFPWLKKNPSVRLLLGLD, encoded by the coding sequence ATGTTCGAAGACGAAAATGAAGATGATTTTTTTAACCTCCTCGATCTGATCGATGAGTTTAAAAGAATGGAGGCCGCAGGGCAATCTCGCTTTTATGATTTAGAGGAGTTTGAAGCGATCTCGGACTATTTTTACGAGACCGGCAAATCTCAAAAAGCCCTGGAGGTTTTAGAGATGGCCATTGATCAACATCCTTATGCTAGCTCATTGCAATTGAAGAAGGTGCAATATCTTACTTCTCTTGATAAAACGCGTGAGGCTAGCAAGGTTTTGAAAGAATTGGAAGGTCAGGTGCACGACTATTACGAGATGCACATGGCTCGCGCCGGATTGTATTCCAAAACCGGTAATCATCAAAAAGCCATAGAGCAATACCGACAGGCATTGGCTCACACTGAATTCCCTGAGGATGTATATCATCTCCTGGCTTTGGAATATCAATTAATTGGTGCCTATGATAAGGCCCTGCGTTATTTGAAGATGTCCCTAGCCTTATATCCGGAAGATGAAATCGCACTCTATAACCTTGCCCTTTGTTACGATCTTCTAGAAAGACCAGAACAAGGGATTGAGTATTTAGAGTCTTTTATTGATGAGAACCCTTATTCGGAAATTGCTTGGTATCACTTAGGTTTGATGCAATCTAAGATGGGGGATAATCTACAGGCCTTACGCTCTTTGGATTATGCCATTTTAATTGATGATTATTTCTCTGCTGCCTATTATGAAAAGGCGCGTATCCTGGAGCAAGAATTCCGCTATCAGGAAGCCGCGGAAACCTATCAGGCCACCTTCGAATACGATGGCGCCAGTGGATATGGTTATTATAAAACTGGTCTTTGCTATTTGCGATTGGGTAAAAATCAGCAGGCCGAGAAATACCTCAATAAGGCCATTCAGGAAGATGCCGAATTGGAGGAAGCCTATTATGAGCTGGCACTCCTTAAGGATGAGCAGAAACAATGGGCCGAAAGCTTATATCTGATCAATAAGGCCGTAGAACTAGATCCTGAAAATTGGGAATACCGCCATAGCAGTGCCATGATGCACCGCCGAGCGGGTAAGCTGGATGAAGCAGTTTTGATTTACACCAAGCTGATTGAAGATGAGTACTATAATGCCAGCACTTTCACTGAATATGCTCAATTGCTATTCGATATGTGTGAGTTCAAACAGGGCATGGATGTATTGTATCAGGCATTGGAATTGATTCCCGATTCCAGTCAGTTGCGTTACCAATTAGCCGGCTATTTATACACGATTGAGGAGCAGGACGAGGCGGAGATTTATTTGCAAAAAGCGATGGCACTCGATCCGGGCGGAAAGAGTTTTTTCCTGGCCTTATTCCCCTGGCTTAAAAAGAATCCTTCTGTACGACTTCTTTTAGGGCTGGATTAA
- the glmM gene encoding phosphoglucosamine mutase — MTLIKSISGVRGTIGGAKGDNLSPLDAAEFAAAYGHWLKKKYPGKSLKVVIGRDARPSGPMIQGIVQNTLVGTGIDVIDLDLSTTPTVEMAVVFEKAQGGIILTASHNPKQWNALKLLNDKGEFISAADGAELLSMIENEDYDFVEVDDLGSVEAKDGLIEKHVEAILALPYINVEAIRNSGLKVAVDAVSSTGGIAIPILLKALGIENPALLYCEPTGQFPHNPEPLKEHLGDIMKVVKEQNCDLGIVVDPDVDRLALIDDQGEMFGEEYTLVAAADFLLQHKQGPLVSNLSSSRALRDLALSRGQEYYAAAVGEVNVVTKMKEVNALLGGEGNGGVILPDLHYGRDSLVGIAMILSHLATCGKSLSELKAGYPAYYMAKNKIQLEAGMDVDGLLKKIEAKYQNEELSTIDGVKIDFAEEWVHLRKSNTEPIIRIYTEAKSPEKAEALATRFISELQELI; from the coding sequence ATGACCTTAATAAAATCTATTTCTGGCGTACGTGGTACTATTGGAGGTGCCAAAGGCGATAATTTAAGTCCATTAGATGCAGCTGAATTTGCTGCGGCTTACGGACATTGGTTAAAGAAAAAATACCCCGGCAAATCTCTTAAAGTGGTGATTGGCCGCGATGCTCGCCCTAGTGGACCCATGATTCAGGGCATTGTGCAAAACACCCTGGTGGGTACTGGAATCGACGTTATTGATTTAGATTTATCGACCACGCCAACGGTAGAAATGGCGGTGGTTTTTGAAAAAGCTCAAGGCGGAATCATCCTCACGGCCTCTCACAATCCCAAGCAATGGAATGCCTTGAAACTCCTTAATGATAAGGGAGAATTTATTTCCGCTGCTGATGGTGCCGAATTACTTTCGATGATCGAAAATGAAGACTACGATTTCGTAGAAGTAGACGACCTAGGCAGTGTAGAAGCTAAGGATGGTTTAATTGAAAAGCATGTAGAAGCGATTTTAGCCCTTCCTTATATTAATGTAGAAGCCATTCGCAATTCGGGTTTAAAAGTAGCGGTAGATGCTGTTAGCTCTACTGGCGGTATTGCTATCCCGATTCTATTAAAGGCCCTAGGTATTGAAAATCCTGCCCTATTATATTGTGAGCCTACTGGACAATTCCCTCATAATCCTGAACCTTTAAAAGAGCATTTGGGAGATATTATGAAGGTGGTAAAAGAGCAAAACTGTGATTTAGGGATCGTTGTAGATCCCGATGTTGATCGTTTAGCTTTAATCGATGATCAAGGAGAAATGTTTGGTGAGGAGTATACCTTGGTGGCTGCCGCCGACTTCCTCTTACAACATAAGCAAGGTCCCTTGGTGAGCAATTTATCCAGCTCTCGTGCTTTGCGCGATTTGGCCTTATCTCGTGGACAGGAATACTATGCTGCGGCGGTAGGTGAAGTGAATGTAGTTACCAAGATGAAAGAGGTAAATGCCCTTTTAGGTGGTGAAGGTAATGGAGGGGTAATTCTTCCCGATCTCCACTATGGTCGCGATTCACTGGTAGGTATTGCCATGATCTTAAGTCATTTGGCCACTTGTGGCAAAAGCTTAAGCGAGCTCAAGGCCGGCTACCCAGCCTATTATATGGCTAAGAATAAAATTCAGTTAGAAGCTGGAATGGATGTAGATGGCCTTCTAAAGAAAATTGAGGCCAAATACCAAAATGAAGAACTCAGCACCATTGATGGTGTGAAAATCGACTTCGCCGAAGAATGGGTACATTTACGTAAGTCGAATACCGAACCGATTATCCGTATTTATACCGAGGCTAAAAGCCCAGAAAAAGCGGAGGCTCTGGCCACTCGGTTCATCAGTGAATTACAGGAACTAATCTAA
- a CDS encoding aminotransferase class V-fold PLP-dependent enzyme, which translates to METKALAPKIEGTQWEAHFDSYRENIVGHNAEFVGPFGPKKILYADWIASGRLYEPIERKMLEEIGPMVANTHTETSYTGSIMTKAYHQAKLVIKQHVNANPDDVLIPTGTGMTGAVLKFQRILGLKLPEQFKGKFEIEDQFRPVVFISHMEHHSNQTSWLETIVDLVIVGYNDEGLMDLDHLDQLLEQYKDRPYKIACITSCSNVTGIFTPYTEVAKKMHAAGGYCFVDFAASGPYVDIDMHPAEEGAHLDAIFFSPHKFLGGPGTPGVLIFNSQLYRNSVPDHPGGGTVLWTDPWGGRYYIEDIESREDGGTPGFLQTIKAAFAMQLKDEISVQAIKAREKELLNYIFDRLEKMKGMVILAGHIRERIGALSFYLEGVHYNLVVQLLNDLYGIQTRGGCSCAGTYGHYLLHLDKESSRKTMDIVLGGDISFRPGWVRLSVHPTLTDEEAIFICDAIEDIANNWEEYAKEYHFEKGSNRFIHLGSADTGTELVNNWFH; encoded by the coding sequence ATGGAAACTAAGGCCCTGGCCCCAAAAATTGAGGGCACCCAATGGGAAGCTCATTTCGATAGCTATCGCGAGAACATCGTAGGTCATAATGCCGAATTTGTAGGTCCCTTCGGGCCCAAGAAAATACTCTATGCCGATTGGATTGCCAGCGGCCGGTTGTATGAACCCATAGAGCGTAAAATGCTCGAGGAGATTGGGCCCATGGTAGCCAATACCCATACCGAAACCTCCTATACCGGCAGTATTATGACTAAGGCTTATCATCAAGCCAAATTGGTGATTAAGCAGCATGTGAATGCTAATCCTGATGATGTTTTAATTCCTACCGGTACCGGGATGACCGGGGCAGTCCTTAAGTTTCAACGCATCTTAGGCTTAAAATTACCAGAGCAGTTTAAAGGGAAGTTTGAAATTGAAGATCAATTTCGTCCGGTGGTTTTTATCAGCCACATGGAACATCATTCCAATCAAACTTCCTGGCTAGAAACCATCGTTGACCTTGTAATAGTTGGTTATAATGATGAGGGTTTAATGGACCTTGATCACTTGGATCAACTCCTGGAACAGTATAAAGACCGTCCTTATAAAATTGCCTGCATTACTTCATGTAGTAATGTTACCGGCATTTTTACTCCCTATACGGAGGTAGCTAAGAAAATGCATGCGGCCGGCGGCTATTGTTTTGTTGACTTTGCCGCTTCGGGTCCTTATGTGGATATTGATATGCATCCCGCAGAAGAGGGCGCCCATTTAGATGCCATCTTCTTTTCGCCCCATAAGTTTTTGGGAGGCCCTGGTACGCCCGGGGTCTTAATCTTTAATTCGCAATTATACCGCAATAGCGTACCCGATCATCCGGGTGGGGGTACCGTTTTATGGACCGACCCCTGGGGCGGACGCTATTATATTGAGGATATTGAGTCTCGCGAAGATGGTGGCACCCCCGGTTTCTTGCAAACCATAAAGGCCGCCTTTGCCATGCAATTGAAAGACGAAATTTCTGTGCAGGCCATCAAAGCCCGGGAAAAGGAATTGCTCAATTATATCTTCGATCGCTTGGAGAAAATGAAAGGCATGGTAATTCTGGCCGGTCATATCCGCGAACGAATTGGCGCTCTGTCTTTCTATTTGGAAGGGGTGCACTATAATTTGGTGGTGCAATTACTAAATGACCTTTACGGCATTCAAACTCGTGGTGGATGCAGCTGTGCCGGGACCTATGGTCATTACCTCTTGCATTTGGATAAAGAGAGCAGTCGTAAAACCATGGACATCGTTTTAGGGGGTGATATTTCCTTCCGTCCAGGTTGGGTGCGCCTTTCCGTACACCCTACTTTAACCGATGAAGAGGCTATTTTCATTTGCGATGCCATTGAAGATATTGCCAATAATTGGGAAGAATACGCCAAAGAATACCATTTCGAAAAAGGAAGCAACCGCTTTATTCACCTGGGAAGTGCTGATACCGGCACCGAATTGGTGAACAATTGGTTTCATTAA
- a CDS encoding cysteine desulfurase family protein, with the protein MELIYLDNAASTPLRKEVKEYMLELMDTAYGNPSSTHSQGRKAKVILEASRKSIARNLNCLPAEIVFCSGGTEGDNAAISLALRDLKVKRIITSPLEHHAVLKAAEKWSQAFEAELVLLKVDPKGRIDFEQLEQLLSSDSTPTLVSLMHGNNEIGNLLDLEKTGNLCRQYGAWLHSDTVQTVGHFPLSLKDLPVDFATASAHKFYGPKGVGFLYIDRRVKVSSFITGGAQERGLRGGTESIVQVGALAKALDLAYQSLEEERAHIEALKTQLWQGLKGIFPKIYANGLSDTEESLYTVLSVSIPELSEDSMLLFNLDLKGLAVSGGSACSSGSVQKSHVIAAMDPEHTDPVVRFSIGKDNTAQDIEEALAIMADLKQA; encoded by the coding sequence ATGGAATTAATTTATCTGGATAATGCGGCCTCTACCCCTCTAAGGAAAGAGGTAAAAGAATATATGCTGGAGCTGATGGATACTGCCTATGGCAATCCCTCCAGTACGCATAGTCAAGGCAGAAAGGCCAAAGTAATTTTAGAGGCCAGTCGTAAAAGCATTGCCCGCAATCTCAATTGCCTTCCGGCGGAAATCGTTTTTTGCTCTGGAGGAACTGAGGGAGATAATGCAGCCATCAGTTTGGCTTTACGCGATTTAAAAGTGAAGCGCATTATTACCTCACCACTGGAACATCATGCGGTGCTAAAGGCGGCTGAAAAGTGGTCCCAAGCCTTTGAGGCCGAGCTCGTTCTCCTGAAGGTAGATCCCAAGGGGCGCATTGACTTTGAGCAATTAGAGCAACTATTAAGCAGCGACTCTACTCCTACCCTGGTTTCTTTAATGCATGGCAATAATGAAATCGGCAACCTATTGGATTTAGAAAAGACAGGGAATCTTTGTCGGCAATACGGCGCCTGGCTGCACAGTGATACAGTGCAAACCGTGGGTCATTTTCCGCTTTCGCTGAAGGATCTGCCTGTTGACTTTGCCACCGCTTCGGCCCATAAGTTTTATGGCCCAAAAGGCGTGGGATTCTTGTATATCGATCGTCGGGTTAAAGTAAGCTCATTTATAACAGGTGGTGCTCAGGAACGTGGCTTACGTGGTGGGACGGAAAGTATAGTTCAAGTGGGGGCATTAGCCAAAGCATTGGATTTAGCCTATCAGAGTTTGGAGGAAGAGCGTGCCCATATCGAAGCGCTTAAAACCCAACTTTGGCAAGGACTAAAGGGAATATTCCCTAAGATTTATGCCAATGGCTTATCAGACACCGAAGAAAGTCTATATACCGTTTTAAGCGTAAGTATCCCTGAACTTTCGGAAGACAGCATGTTGCTCTTTAATCTCGACTTAAAAGGATTAGCCGTTTCTGGCGGTAGCGCTTGTTCATCAGGAAGCGTGCAAAAATCGCATGTTATTGCGGCCATGGACCCCGAACATACCGATCCAGTAGTTCGCTTTTCCATTGGCAAAGACAATACTGCTCAAGATATTGAGGAGGCTCTGGCCATTATGGCCGATTTAAAACAAGCTTAA
- a CDS encoding TonB-dependent receptor produces MERMVLSTAQKALKVNLNENIYGTFAEIGAGQEVVRNFFRVGAASGTVAKAMSAYDKLFSDAIYGKEMDGRYVTEDRLRKMLDHEYGLIEKRLDRTDHPKRCYFAFANTVATINFTRKFKGHGWMGIRFQLDPDKEPNDVLFHIRMKEEEASLQQETIGIMGVNLIYGCFNIRNNPEELLKSLYDNIARYKMEIDMIHFEGPEFEHVDNRLMSLRLIQNGMTDAVIFGPEGNNILPAALLYKKNILTARGSFRPVTKVNMDMVRTSIDAFTQERKVKKDKLVVLFEITLNNLKSEGEIDEQDFLDRADILCSLGQTVLISNYQEYYKLVEYFSRYSEERMGLIMGVTNLHELFDNKYYRDLKGGILEAFGILYSSDLKLYVYPSQPNPNDPIETSKDFKIHPRFQPLYDFLVFNRRIKDIDTYDPEILQIFSRDVLKKIRRGESGWEDCLPTYVDQMIRDKHLFGYYPHTEEAEAVDLSSED; encoded by the coding sequence ATGGAACGCATGGTGTTGTCTACTGCCCAAAAGGCATTAAAAGTCAACCTGAATGAGAACATTTACGGCACATTCGCTGAGATTGGCGCCGGTCAGGAAGTTGTTCGAAATTTCTTTCGGGTTGGAGCCGCCTCTGGTACAGTAGCAAAAGCAATGAGTGCATACGACAAACTATTCTCCGATGCCATTTATGGTAAGGAAATGGACGGACGTTATGTTACTGAAGATCGTTTACGCAAAATGTTGGATCATGAATATGGTCTGATTGAAAAGCGTTTGGATCGAACTGACCATCCGAAGCGTTGCTATTTTGCCTTCGCCAATACTGTTGCTACGATCAACTTCACTCGTAAGTTTAAAGGTCATGGTTGGATGGGAATTCGCTTCCAATTGGATCCTGATAAAGAGCCCAATGATGTGCTATTCCACATCCGTATGAAGGAAGAGGAAGCTTCCTTACAGCAGGAGACCATTGGGATTATGGGGGTAAACCTCATTTACGGATGTTTCAATATTCGTAACAATCCTGAGGAATTACTGAAATCACTTTACGACAATATCGCGCGCTACAAAATGGAGATCGATATGATCCATTTTGAAGGGCCCGAATTTGAGCATGTAGATAACCGTTTAATGTCCTTGCGCCTTATCCAAAATGGCATGACCGACGCGGTGATCTTTGGTCCAGAAGGCAATAATATTCTGCCGGCCGCCCTGCTCTATAAAAAGAACATTCTTACTGCCCGTGGATCTTTCCGTCCCGTTACCAAGGTAAACATGGATATGGTACGTACCAGTATCGATGCCTTTACCCAGGAGCGAAAGGTGAAGAAGGACAAACTGGTGGTGCTTTTTGAAATCACCCTGAACAATTTGAAATCGGAGGGTGAAATTGATGAGCAGGACTTCCTGGATCGAGCCGATATATTATGCTCGCTGGGACAAACGGTATTAATCTCCAATTATCAGGAGTACTATAAATTGGTAGAATACTTCTCTAGATATTCAGAGGAGCGAATGGGCCTTATTATGGGCGTTACCAATTTGCATGAGCTCTTCGATAATAAGTACTACCGCGATCTTAAAGGGGGAATTCTGGAGGCCTTTGGAATCTTGTATTCTAGCGATCTTAAGCTTTATGTTTATCCATCGCAGCCCAATCCGAATGATCCGATTGAGACATCTAAAGACTTTAAGATTCATCCACGTTTCCAACCTCTGTACGACTTCCTGGTGTTTAACCGCCGGATTAAGGATATTGATACCTATGATCCTGAAATCTTACAAATTTTCTCTCGCGATGTATTGAAGAAAATTCGTCGCGGTGAAAGTGGTTGGGAAGATTGCTTACCCACTTATGTGGATCAGATGATTCGCGATAAGCACTTATTTGGCTACTATCCTCATACAGAAGAAGCGGAAGCAGTAGATCTTAGCTCCGAAGATTAA